In the Armatimonadota bacterium genome, GGCCGAGTTCCTGGCAGAGCGCGCTTACGACGCGATCCATCTTGTAGTTCAGCTCCTGCAGCCAGGCCGGCTCCTTGATGATCTTGCCGCGATCCCGGAGGGCGTGCTTGATCGTGCCGACGATGAAGTGCGTGGCATAGGTAGAGAACTTGACGCCCTTGTCGGCATTGTAGAGATCGGCGGCCGTAATCAGGCCGATATAGCCTTCCTGAACAAGGTCTTCCACGGGCTCGGCCGACCCCACGAACCGGCGGGCGATACCTTCCACGAGGTTTCGATACTGGCTGATAACCTGATCGCGGAGCAACTTGTCCCCGCTTTTAGCGTACAGGGCCAGTAGCGCCTGGACTTCGGCTTCCGAGAGCTTGCTCTTTGCCACTTCCGCAGTAATCCTTCCCAGGTTGGACCCAAGGAGGGCCTTTCCGTGATGGAGAACTTCTGCCCGATACCGGGCGATGGGGATCGCCCGGTATCGGGAGTTGAATGCTATCCTATGCTGCTGACGAGCTTGAATATCGGGCCCATGACCGAGACGGCAATGAAACCGACCACAACGCCCATAAAGACGATGAGCAGAGGCTCGATCATCGAGGTCAGACCCTTGACGGCGGCATCCACCTCTCGGTCGTAAAAGTCCGAGACCTTGATCAACATCTCGCTGAGGCGGCCGGTCTCCTCGCCGACGTCAATCATGTGCGTGACCATCGTCGGGAACATCCCGCTGGACGCAAGGGGCGCGCTCACCTTCTGCCCTTCGCGAACGCTGTCCCGAGCGTTGTCCACCGCTTGCGCGAGGACGGTATTGCCGGCGGTCTCGCCGACGATCTCGAGAGCCCGCATCATCGGAACGCCGCTGCTCACCAGCGTGCCGAATGTTCGAGAGAACCGCGAGACGGCCATCTTGAGGACAATGTCGCCGACGAGCGGAGCCTTCAGCTTCAGCATGTCAATCTGGTATCGGCCGGCCTTGGTGCGCCCGTACGCGCGCACGAACAGCACGCCGCCTATGATAAGGCCGAGCGGGATATACCAGTAGGCCTTGAATAGCGCGCTGCCGTCGAAGAGCAGGCGCGTGGCCGGCGGCATCTCGACGTCCATGCTCACGAAGATCTCCTTGAACTTCGGCAGAACGAACATGAACAGCGCGCAGATCATCAGGACTGAGAAGACCAGGACGATGATCGGGTACATCATGGCCGACTTGATCTTGGTGCGTATGTCCATCTCGGTCTCGAGGAAGCCGGCGAGCCTGTCGAGAACGGTATCGAGCACGCCGCCAAGTTCCGCCGCGCGAATCATGTTGACGTACAGCTTGGAGAAGACGTTCGGGTGCTTGGCGAAGGCATCCGTCAGGCTCATGCCGCTCTTGACGTCTCGCATAGACTGACTGATCACGGGCTTCAGCACATCGTCCTTCGTCTGGTTCTCCAGGATGTCGAGGCACTTGATGATACTGATGCCGGCGTCAATCATCGTAGCGAACTGGCGGCTGAACACGACGAGCGTGTTGAGCTTGAGCTTCTTGAACCTGTCGAAGCCGGTGAACCTGGCGCCCGTCCTGGCTTCGCGGATATCCAGCACGTGATACCGCTGGTCGTGAAGCTTGGAGAGGACCAACTGCTGGTTGTCGGCCTCTATCTTGCCCTTGACGGATCTCCCTGACTGGTCAACCGCCGTGTATGCAAATGTAGACATGTCGCTCTTCCCTTCCTGTGTGTCTCCCTCCGGAAGTCGAGGCTCCGTCAGAGCCGCGAACTCCGGAAAGGAAGTCGGTCATCAACTGCCGTTAAGCAACCTGGTGAAGTTGTCTCTGTCTATGGCCCTGCTGACGGCCTCTTCGTAGCTGATCACGCCGTTCCTGTGAGCGTCGGCGAGCACGCGATCCATCGCCTGCATGCCGGCTGCTCCTCCGGTCTCGATGGACGAGTATATCTGATAGGTCTTGCCTTCTCTGATTAGGTTCCTGATCGCCGGATTGGCCACCATGATCTCGATGGCCGCGTAGCGACCTCCGCCGACTCGCGGAATGAGCTGCTGGGCGACAACGGCTTCGATGGTGTTCGAGAGCTGTACCTTGATCTGATCCTGCTGGTGCGCCGGGAAGACGTCCACCACCCTGTCAATGGTCTGCGGCGCGTTTCTCGTGTGCAAGGTGCCGAACACGAGGTGGCCGGTCTCAGCAAGGGTTATCGCGGCCGCGATCGTCTCCAGGTCGCGCATCTCGCCTACCAGTATGACATCCGGGTCCTCGCGCAGTATGGCGCGCAGGGCGTTCTCGAACGAGTCCGTGTCGGTGTTGAGTTCGCGCTGGTTAACCATGCACTTCCTGTGGTTGTGCAGATACTCGATCGGGTCTTCGATGGTCATTATGTGCCCGCTGCGCTCGCCGTTGATGTTGTCGATCATCGTCGCGATCGTCGTGGACTTTCCGCTTCCGGTCGGCCCGGTGACCAGGATCAACCCGCTGTGCTTGCGGGTCAGCTCGCGCAGGATCGGGGGAAGGCCGAGTTCCTCCATCGAGGGAATCTTCGTGGGAATCGCGCGCATTGCGACGCCGATGGAGCCGCGCTGCTTGTAGACGTTGACCCTGAATCGCCCGGCGTTCTTGACCCCGTAGGAGAAGTCGAGTTCGCGCGTCTTCTCGAACCACTGGATCTGATCGTTGCTCAGAATGTCGTAGATGAGCCGCTGGGTATCGCGCTGGCCGAGTTCGGCGTAAGGAGTGGCGACGAGATGTCCGTCGCAGCGCACCATCGGCGGCCTGCCGACGGTCAGGTGGATATCCGAGCTTCCCATCTCGCACCCGAGGCGAAGCAGATCGTCAATGTGCACGTCGGAGACCGGCTTGCCCTTCTGATCCGAAGACTGAGGCTCTTCGTCAAGCTTGTGCAGAAGGTCAATCTCCCGCATGTTCGGCTCCAGGCGATCGCCTTCGTCGAGCGCGACCGGTCGGCCCAGAAGGTCCGTCTCTTCGG is a window encoding:
- a CDS encoding type II secretion system F family protein, whose protein sequence is MSTFAYTAVDQSGRSVKGKIEADNQQLVLSKLHDQRYHVLDIREARTGARFTGFDRFKKLKLNTLVVFSRQFATMIDAGISIIKCLDILENQTKDDVLKPVISQSMRDVKSGMSLTDAFAKHPNVFSKLYVNMIRAAELGGVLDTVLDRLAGFLETEMDIRTKIKSAMMYPIIVLVFSVLMICALFMFVLPKFKEIFVSMDVEMPPATRLLFDGSALFKAYWYIPLGLIIGGVLFVRAYGRTKAGRYQIDMLKLKAPLVGDIVLKMAVSRFSRTFGTLVSSGVPMMRALEIVGETAGNTVLAQAVDNARDSVREGQKVSAPLASSGMFPTMVTHMIDVGEETGRLSEMLIKVSDFYDREVDAAVKGLTSMIEPLLIVFMGVVVGFIAVSVMGPIFKLVSSIG
- a CDS encoding type IV pilus twitching motility protein PilT, coding for MREIDLLHKLDEEPQSSDQKGKPVSDVHIDDLLRLGCEMGSSDIHLTVGRPPMVRCDGHLVATPYAELGQRDTQRLIYDILSNDQIQWFEKTRELDFSYGVKNAGRFRVNVYKQRGSIGVAMRAIPTKIPSMEELGLPPILRELTRKHSGLILVTGPTGSGKSTTIATMIDNINGERSGHIMTIEDPIEYLHNHRKCMVNQRELNTDTDSFENALRAILREDPDVILVGEMRDLETIAAAITLAETGHLVFGTLHTRNAPQTIDRVVDVFPAHQQDQIKVQLSNTIEAVVAQQLIPRVGGGRYAAIEIMVANPAIRNLIREGKTYQIYSSIETGGAAGMQAMDRVLADAHRNGVISYEEAVSRAIDRDNFTRLLNGS